TTGGTGCGCTTTTTTATTTTTTTTTGTTAATCAGAAGAAAAAAAATTAAGAAACTTTTAATTGGAGTTTAGGGATAAAGATGGTCTTAAGCAACAGGGTAAACACACATGGTCTGTAAATCGAATCCTCCACGTCTCTAAACCTCTTCCATTCAAATCTCCTCTCATCCGCCACGTGTCCATTCTTCACTCTCTTTTATCTCTCCTCTCCACCCAAAAATTTTCCTATCCCATTTTCAAAAAGCATCTTCTCTCAGATAAAAGTATTATTACAAAACTCAAAACAATGTCTGGAGGTGTTGGTCCGACTTACAACGACATCGCCTTACCCAAAGAAGAAGAACATCACGCCACCGGAGAAACCTCAACAGCCGCCAGATTCTTCTCCTTCCAGCAACTAAACATCCTCGCAGTAATCCTTGTCCTCTCCGCAAGTGGTCTCGTCACAATCGAAGATTTCTTATTCACAATCCTCGCGCTCATCTACTTCTTCTTCCTCTCCAAACTAATCTTCCCTCCCCACAAGAATCCAAACCGCGATGCTCCTCTCACAAGCCCCACGAACAAGATTTTCCGTCTCTACGTAGCTTCCGCGGGGATCGTGGGGCTCTTGATTCCGATCTGCTACATCTTCCAAGGATTCCTAGAGGACGATAAACGCGGGGTGAGTGCCGCTGCACCGCACGTGTTCCTTTTGGCGAGTCAGGTTTTCATGGAGGGAATAGCCGCCACGTGTGGCTTCTCTGCTCCGACTCGGATCCTCGTGCCGGTCGTTTACAACGCTAGGAGGATCCTAACGCTCGTCGAGTGGATTATGAACGAGTTCTCAAGGGAGGCTCCGGAGTATGGGAAGAGGACGGTGTAATGACCCACCACTCCCACCATCTCCACTTCTTTCTCCAACCCCACCACTTCCACCTTCTCTTCCACCATCTCCACCTTCTTCCCCACCATCTCCAACTTCTATAAAACTTAAGAAAGAGAGAGAGAGAGAGAGAGAGAGAGAGAGAGAGAGAGAGAGAGAGAAGAAGAAGAAGAAGAAGAGANNNNNNNNNNNNNNNNNNNNNNNNNNNNNNNNNNNNNNNNNNNNNNNNNNNNNNNNNNNNNNNNNNNNNNNNNNNNNNNNNNNNNNNNNNNNNNNNNNNNNNNNNNNNNNNNNNNNNNNNNNNNNNNNNNNNNNNNNNNNNNNNNNNNNNNNNNNNNNNNNNNNNNNNNNNNNNNNNNNNNNNNNNNNNNNNNNNNNNNNNNNNNNNNNNNNNNNNNNNNNNNNNNNNNNNNNNNNNNNNNNNNNNNNNNNNNNNNNNNNNNNNNNNNNNNNNNNNNNNNNNNNNNNNNNNNNNNNNNNNNNNNNNNNNNNNNNNNNNNNNNNNNNNNNNNNNNNNNNNNNNNNNNNNNNNNNNNNNNNNNNNNNNNNNNNNNNNNNNNNNNNNNNNNNNNNNNNNNNNNNNNNNNNNNNNNNNNNNNNNNNNNNNNNNNNNNNNNNNNNNNNNNNNNNNNNNNNNNNNNNNNNNNNNNNNNNNNNNNNNNNNNNNNNNNNNNNNNNNNNNNNNNNNNNNNNNNNNNNNNNNNNNNNNNNNNNNNNNNNNNNNNNNNNNNNNNNNNNNNNNNNNNNNNNNNNNNNNNNNNNNNNNNNNNNNNNNNNNNNNNNNNNNNNNNNNNNNNNNNNNNNNNNNNNNNNNNNNNNNNNNNNNNNNNNNNNNNNNNNNNNNNNNNNNNNNNNNNNNNNNNNNNNNNNNNNNNNNNNNNNNNNNNNNNNNNNNNNNNNNNNNNNNNNNNNNNNNNNNNNNNNNNNNNNNNNNNNNNNNNNNNNNNNNNNNNNNNNNNNNNNNNNNNNNNNNNNNNNNNNNNNNNNNNNNNNNNNNNNNNNNNNNNNNNNNNNNNNNNNNNNNNNNNNNNNNNNNNNNNNNNNNNNNNNNNNNNNNNNNNNNNNNNNNNNNNNNNNNNNNNNNNNNNNNNNNNNNNNNNNNNNNNNNNNNNNNNNNNNNNNNNNNNNNNNNNNNNNNNNNNNNNNNNNNNNNNNNNNNNNNNNNNNNNNNNNNNNNNNNNNNNNNNNNNNNNNNNNNNNNNNNNNNNNNNNNNNNNNNNNNNNNNNNNNNNNNNNNNNNNNNNNNNNNNNNNNNNNNNNNNNNNNNNNNNNNNNNNNNNNNNNNNNNNNNNNNNNNNNNNNNNNNNNNNNNNNNNNNNNNNNNNNNNNNNNNNNNNNNNNNNNNNNNNNNNNNNNNNNNNNNNNNNNNNNNNNNNNNNNNNNNNNNNNNNNNNNNNNNNNNNNNNNNNNNNNNNNNNNNNNNNNNNNNNNNNNNNNNNNNNNNNNNNNNNNNNNNNNNNNNNNNNNNNNNNNNNNNNNNNNNNNNNNNNNNNNNNNNNNNNNNNNNNNNNNNNNNNNNNNNNNNNNNNNNNNNNNNNNNNNNNNNNNNNNNNNNNNNNNNNNNNNNNNNNNNNNNNNNNNNNNNNNNNNNNNNNNNNNNNNNNNNNNNNNNNNNNNNNNNNNNNNNNNNNNNNNNNNNNNNNNNNNNNNNNNNNNNNNNNNNNNNNNNNNNNNNNNNNNNNNNNNNNNNNNNNNNNNNNNNNNNNNNNNNNNNNNNNNNNNNNNNNNNNNNNNNNNNNNNNNNNNNNNNNNNNNNNNNNNNNNNNNNNNNNNNNNNNNNNNNNNNNNNNNNNNNNNNNNNNNNNNNNNNNNNNNNNNNNNNNNNNNNNNNNNNNNNNNNNNNNNNNNNNNNNNNNNNNNNNNNNNNNNNNNNNNNNNNNNNNNNNNNNNNNNNNNNNNNNNNNNNNNNNNNNNNNNNNNNNNNNNNNNNNNNNNNNNNNNNNNNNNNNNNNNNNNNNNNNNNNNNNNNNNNNNNNNNNNNNNNNNNNNNNNNNNNNNNNNNNNNNNNNNNNNNNNNNNNNNNNNNNNNNNNNNNNNNNNNNNNNNNNNNNNNNNNNNNNNNNNNNNNNNNNNNNNNNNNNNNNNNNNNNNNNNNNNNNNNNNNNNNNNNNNNNNNNNNNNNNNNNNNNNNNNNNNNNNNNNNNNNNNNNNNNNNNNNNNNNNNNNNNNNNNNNNNNNNNNNNNNNNNNNNNNNNNNNNNNNNNNNNNNNNNNNNNNNNNNNNNNNNNNNNNNNNNNNNNNNNNNNNNNNNNNNNNNNNNNNNNNNNNNNNNNNNNNNNNNNNNNNNNNNNNNNNNNNNNNNNNNNNNNNNNNNNNNNNNNNNNNNNNNNNNNNNNNNNNNNNNNNNNNNNNNNNNNNNNNNNNNNNNNNNNNNNNNNNNNNNNNNNNNNNNNNNNNNNNNNNNNNNNNNNNNNNNNNNNNNNNNNNNNNNNNNNNNNNNNNNNNNNNNNNNNNNNNNNNNNNNNNNNNNNNNNNNNNNNNNNNNNNNNNNNNNNNNNNNNNNNNNNNNNNNNNNNNNNNNNNNNNNNNNNNNNNNNNNNNNNNNNNNNNNNNNNNNNNNNNNNNNNNNNNNNNNNNNNNNNNNNNNNNNNNNNNNNNNNNNNNNNNNNNNNNNNNNNNNNNNNNNNNNNNNNNNNNNNNNNNNNNNNNNNNNNNNNNNNNNNNNNNNNNNNNNNNNNNNNNNNNNNNNNNNNNNNNNNNNNNNNNNNNNNNNNNNNNNNNNNNNNNNNNNNNNNNNNNNNNNNNNNNNNNNNNNNNNNNNNNNNNNNNNNNNNNNNNNNNNNNNNNNNNNNNNNNNNNNNNNNNNNNNNNNNNNNNNNNNNNNNNNNNNNNNNNNNNNNNNNNNNNNNNNNNNNNNNNNNNNNNNNNNNNNNNNNNNNNNNNNNNNNNNNNNNNNNNNNNNNNNNNNNNNNNNNNNNNNNNNNNNNNNNNNNNNNNNNNNNNNNNNNNNNNNNNNNNNNNNNNNNNNNNNNNNNNNNNNNNNNNNNNNNNNNNNNNNNNNNNNNNNNNNNNNNNNNNNNNNNNNNNNNNNNNNNNNNNNNNNNNNNNNNNNNNNNNNNNNNNNNNNNNNNNNNNNNNNNNNNNNNNNNNNNNNNNNNNNNNNNNNNNNNNNNNNNNNNNNNNNNNNNNNNNNNNNNNNNNNNNNNNNNNNNNNNNNNNNNNNNNNNNNNNNNNNNNNNNNNNNNNNNNNNNNNNNNNNNNNNNNNNNNNNNNNNNNNNNNNNNNNNNCGTTAAATCCCGAGCTAGTTTAGTACTACCATTATGGAAAGTTTAGTTTCGAAACATGATCCGTCTTTGTGAATCGAGTCTATTTGAGAGTCTTGCTTGTTCATTATTGATATTGATTGTTAACTGGAATTAGGATAATAGAGGATTCAACGATTGTGTGAAATGATTGATGCTAAGAACTGCTATATATATGTATATACATAGTTATGAGTAGGGACTATGTGATGAGGGCGTGAGTTCAGAGATGTCTGAGCTTCGACGCTACGGTGTGATATGGGCGTGAGTTCAGAGACGTTTGAGCTTCGACGCTACTGTTTGGGGCGTGGTGCAGAGACGTTTGCATTCGACGCTACGATGGGCGGGGGTACAGAGACAGACTGTACTAGCGACGCTTCGAGTATATGTATATATCCTTATGAGGAGATGCGTGGTGCAGAGAGTAGCTATGTATTATAAGCGCATGAGTTGTAACGGCTAGTCCTCTAGCCGAATATTGATTGTTATGTGTGGTGTAATAGGCACCGTGTTTGTTTCATGCTAGAGCTAGGCCTACATTTTAGTAGTGCTATGAACTCAGTCTGTGGTTTGCGGTTTAGCATCCCATACCTCGCTGGGCAACTCCCCTGTTGCTCACCCCTCCTTCTTTCCCCCTTTCAGGTGAGACCGACGAGCAGGAGTGATTATCGGACCGGTGCTATTGGGCTTTTGGGCTTCTATCGCTTTTACCGCTTTTATCTTTATCGGGTCTTTAGGCCTTTGGACTTTTATCGTTTATGTTATTCCTATTTCAGACTTTCGGTTTATGTCGTATTTTATATTTCGGATGTTATCGTTATCGGGCCTTTTGGCGTTATGCTATCGTATTGACTTTTATATTATGGTGGAAATTATTATTATTATTTGAGTTGTATTATTATTTTATTTCCGCTTTAATCTATTTATTATATTTCGAAAGTGACGGGTGTCACATTTTGGTATCAGAACTATTTATTTATCGTAACATTTTATTATGTAAATCGGGGTGTCACAGACGGTTTCGGTGCGGCGGATGTACGCCGGGAAAGTTTTGGCGGCGGTGAACCTTGGGATTTGGTCGTTTAACCTCTTCGGTGTTCTGATCCCGGTTTATCTACCGAGAGCTTTCAAGAGGTATTACGGTTCCAGCAAGGAGGTTTGATTCCGGTTTAGATCAATCCTAGCGTTTATTGCGTTTTTCATTTTCGGTTTAATTTGTCCGGTTCAATTTCTTTGGATATCTGATACTGGTTTATCTCCTGAGAGCTTTCAAAAAAATGTATTACGGCTCCAACGTGGAGAACTGAACCCAGTTTAGAATCTTCGCAGCTTTTTGTTGTCTTTTTGTTTAATCAGTCAGGTTCGTTAGTAACCGTGATCTGAATGTGTCTTTCCCTCGTTTGTCGTATATTGATGTTTTCTTTGATGAATTCAGTTTATGTATTTTATGTTATTATAGGAGTTTCAACCTTTAACATCAGCTAGACGCCAAAAAGAAAGGTTGATCAGCTATAAAGAACAAAAGTGAAAATGTAGAATCGCATTACCACAACCTTTAGCCTAGTTAAGACCAATGATTAATACATTCACCATCTCATTTCAAACACTTCTGGTAAAATAAAACATTTCTTTGAATCTGTAAACTTAAATAAAATATTATGTCCAGTCACGGCGCATTTATCACTGTATCAATGTAACAAGATGTAACAATATATGTAGGAGCTGATCCAAGAATATTCCGAAATTCTTAACAACATCAGTACATAAGTTATTCATACAGCAACTGCGAACTAAAGCTAAGCTTATTTATTCAGTGTATACGTTGATTCAAGCCACTCTTTTACTTTTTTCACCATCTCACCAGTCACGTTCATGGTTTTTTTATTGTCTTAGTAACGAAGAAGACTCTATTTTGTTCGTAACTCTGGGAAGAAACTCCAACTGTTTCCTGCCACCTTCTCTATATTCTCTTCTTTTGTGTTATCAAATTTGAACTCTTTATTTGACCCAATCAAAGAGGAACTGAGGTTGTGAATCCTCTGCTGCTCTCTATATTCTCTTCTTTTGTGTTATCAAATTTGAACTCTTTACTTGACCCAGTCAAAGAGGAACTGAGGTTGTGAATCCTCTGCTGCTCTGTCTCTCTATCAACCGACACTCTTTCTCTCTATGCTTTCTAAAATAATGCCACTATATGTAATTTTATAGGAATTCCAACGTTTTTCCAAGTAATAGAAAATAAGTATTTAGTAGTATACAATTATAAAAATCAAGTTGTTAAAAAAAACAAGTTGTTTATCTAAGGATAATGGAGGCATAGCTATAAGAATCGACCGAGGATAAATGTACGTATGCTTGCGAATACATTTATATATGAACTAGTTTTTCTATTAAAAAACCTATTTTTCTGCTAGTATAGTCAAATTATTGTGATAAATAAGAAAACATCATAATTTTACTACATAAAACTATTTTTAGATTGAACGATTATCTTGGTTTTAAACAATTTGTCTCGTCAAAATACTACATTTATTATGATTTTATTTTAATATAATTAATATGACAACGTTAATTTATAACCAAAAAACAGAATTTTATGGTTAAATTAAGTTAATTAATATCCCACTTATACATAAATTTAAAGGCACCAGTTGGATTATTGCGTACATATACTCCGTCTTCTCGTGCTTGCCAGAAACACACGTCAGGTTTCCTACTGCCACATACATCATGTATGAATTTCTCATTTCCAACAAATGCGTTAAATTTCACATGGTGCACATAATTAGGTCCCTGAACAAAAGAGTATAAACAGTTAAAATTATAAGGTTAATAGTTGTGAATGTTGACTGATAATCAGATTTGTTTTGCATCAATACTAGTACCAAAACAATTATACGCAATAGACAAATATGATAAAAAATTACAAAAAATTAGCAACTTACCTTCCATAAATTACACCATATCAACGTTTTTGGATAAATTCTAAATTTGACTAGGAAACTAGAATTGAAATCAAGAAACTGAACTCGGGTCGATACTCCTTTCTCACTACAAGTGACCTCTAGTATTTTGTTACCTTCAAGTTTATTAGAAAGTTCGACGTTAAAACGCCTGAAGAAAAGAAAAGAGTCTATTTTTTGGACTGAGACAAAGAAAAAGAGGAAACAAATTAGGATTTTTTCCATTTTGTTATTCTGTTTTCTTTTAAATGAATGTAAATCGTGGTATAATATATACATAATTTAACGCAATGTTTTCTTTCTTTAAAAACATCATATTTGTTAACTCATATATTTCATTCACTGTTACTTATCCTTATTTCATTGACTGTTACTTATTTATTTATTATTATAATTTATCGTTATATTTGTCTTTAGTCATTTGTTTTGAATTTACTGTTACCATATTTAAACCATTGAGTTACGAACTTTGGTCAAATACAATAGATGTGTTAAATAATATATATATATATATATATATATATAAAAGAGACTTTTGCAAATATGACTCAAACTATAAGTAAATTGCAAAATTAATTCATATTGTTTTTTCGAATTTTCATATACCATATTCATTCAAAAAATTTGGATTATTTACGAAAAAATGTTATTATTTTTATTTATTTATATTTTTTCGAAATGTTTGTTTTACTCAATGATCTTTATTTTCTTCTTTTATTTACAATGTTGTAATTGTCAATATATCAACCATCCTTCTTAGTCTTTTTTTTTAGGTTTTAGTTCTTATAATAAGTGGTAATCCATAACTATATAACTCAGAAATTAGTATAATTGTTAACATTTACGCCCAAAAAAATGAAAAAGCCACTTTTTCAAAACATATGAAAACAACAACGGTTATTTTATGGATATTATTTTTAAGTAATACAATTATCATTATATTTGACTAGGATATCTCATTTTGGACCCAAATTTTGAGATGGAAGATAAAACCAACATCCATACCGCTGAGTGCACTGGCCAGATTGATATTTTTGGTCTTCACAAAATCTATTGCAAGCTTTGTCTCCTCCCCAAAAACATGTTAATTCTGCTCCAAAGTATTTTTCGTTTGGCCGATATAATGTATGACCTATATATAATTTAAAAATTATTAAACCATTATGTGGATTCCATTCATTAAAAGAAACAAAACCACATCCATATTTAAAGAGAATATTTGTCAACAAAATATATGAAGAGATTAAACGAATACCTAGATTATTAGCCGGTGTTTGACAAAGAACAGAAGATTTTATAAAAACAGTCCGGTTCTTTTAGTAACCGTGATCTGGA
This genomic interval from Brassica oleracea var. oleracea cultivar TO1000 chromosome C2, BOL, whole genome shotgun sequence contains the following:
- the LOC106327051 gene encoding uncharacterized protein LOC106327051 isoform X1, yielding MSGGVGPTYNDIALPKEEEHHATGETSTAARFFSFQQLNILAVILVLSASGLVTIEDFLFTILALIYFFFLSKLIFPPHKNPNRDAPLTSPTNKIFRLYVASAGIVGLLIPICYIFQGFLEDDKRGVSAAAPHVFLLASQVFMEGIAATCGFSAPTRILVPVVYNARRILTLVEWIMNEFSREAPEYGKRTVSVRRMYAGKVLAAVNLGIWSFNLFGVLIPVYLPRAFKRYYGSSKEV
- the LOC106327051 gene encoding uncharacterized protein LOC106327051 isoform X2, giving the protein MSGGVGPTYNDIALPKEEEHHATGETSTAARFFSFQQLNILAVILVLSASGLVTIEDFLFTILALIYFFFLSKLIFPPHKNPNRDAPLTSPTNKIFRLYVASAGIVGLLIPICYIFQGFLEDDKRGVSAAAPHVFLLASQVFMEGIAATCGFSAPTRILVPVVYNARRILTLVEWIMNEFSREAPEYGKRTVSVRRMYAGKVLAAVNLGIWSFNLFGVLIPVYLPRAFKRYYGSSKEV
- the LOC106323099 gene encoding uncharacterized protein LOC106323099, with translation MEKILICFLFFFVSVQKIDSFLFFRRFNVELSNKLEGNKILEVTCSEKGVSTRVQFLDFNSSFLVKFRIYPKTLIWCNLWKGPNYVHHVKFNAFVGNEKFIHDVCGSRKPDVCFWQAREDGVYVRNNPTGAFKFMYKWDIN